TGAGGTGGTAGGTTGATAGGTAGTTGTGAGTTTCTTCTAGGTTTACCAGTAGTACTAGTACTATTCTTGTATTCTCTTATTCCTGGTTCTTTACTACTTGTTATGTCATTCGCTTCCATTACTTTATACATTACTGTTGCTATTGCTTGTTGCTTTATTTTTACTGTTCcttaagccgagggtctatcggaagcAGCCTCTCTGCCTttatagggtaggggtaaggttgcgtacacactaccttccccggACCCCACGTATGGGATTAagctgggtttgttgttgttgttgtaatattaGGAGGCATGAATCAATTTAAACTAAGTGTATAGCAGGCGCATTAGCTGCTTCTATTCTCGTGAAATGAGCAATCAATCAATCCCCTATATCGTTCCACTTTATCTAGGTCCTATTTGTCTTTAAGGCAAATTAGGGGTTTCAACACTAGTacaaaatcaaatatatatatatatatatatatagagagagagagagagagtgtgagtgtgtgtgtgtgtgtgtgtgtgtgtgtgtgtgtgtgtgtgatgactGTGAGATATCAATCAATCAGGTCTCAAATTTCAAATTAGTTAGGGTCTTTTATGTAAATCCCCAGGAACCATTAGTCCATTACACTCTATTCAGGTATAATATATTCCAATACTAAATAATTTGTCTTTTAAGACAAGAAAATGACAGTGAGATATTTTCAGAAATCGTAACATGAGAAATATGACACAAAAAGTTGCTTCTTTACAAGAAATTAATCATGAATACATACCGAGGTGACAATGACATGGCTGGCTCCTTCTTCAATATAACTCAAAGCATTTTCAGTTCTGATTCCCCCTCCAACTTGCAATCCACCTAGATGTTTCACCCTCGAAGGATATCACCAGAGGAAAAATCTGTAAGTCGAGACATTGTATCAACCCTATATACACTTTAGTATAACACCGAGTACCTGTAATATATATTTGTAGTAAACAGTTTCAAATAAAGTTACACTAAAAGTGGCCAACAGCTTAAAGATTACATGCAGTTACTAAGTGCATAGACAACCAAGTCAAAATGATTTAGACCTTTTTCCCTTTCCAATTTGATTTTATCTTCAGTTGACACTAACATGTAGCAACCAACAACAATCTCCAAAAGCAATATGAAACCAGCTTCAGCCCCTATCTATTGCTGACATTTCTTTTAACTAATACTAATAAATAGTTCTAAAAAGTTCTCGTGTCTTACCAGTTTAACATAATAACTCTGGCTAATCTTTCAACATCTACGGCCACCTATTAGTTTCATAAATACTGGGAATTATGTCAAATAATAAGACAAACATTTATGTATGAGAGTGATACTCATCTATGGCACTTCGATATATCTAAGTGTGACAAAACATCTAGTTTTATGTCAAACATAGTTCTAAGATTGAAATTTCTTATGCAGCTAATGTCATTCAGTCACTGATTATTAGAAATTGGCCTCTATACCAAACAAATATCTGAACTGGTTGTTGTTATAGTGTTTTGATATAGCTAAGGTCCAAAATATGGAATAAGCAAGCATTTCCATGACTCTACGTCTCTACCACCCGCTGGTGATAAAATCCTTGAGCATTCTAGTGGACATTATGTGCTTGTTACACGACAACCCCTTAGAGGAAGAGTCAAACAAGCGGGACAATGAGAAGGAGAAATGGAGGTTTGGGCAATAGAAGGATTTGGGGTTGCTCATATTTTACAAGAGATGCCAAAAAGTGAAAACAACCATAAAAGAAGAGAAGGACTGATGCCCTACCAGGGTAAGCATGTAACGCTTCAATTGCAGCTGATATGCTCAAGGGATCAGCACCAAGCATAATTACATGGCCACCTACAAGGTCGTCGTCTCTGTAAAGCTTTGCATATTCTGCAGCTGATTTATCAGATTCAAAATTAGTTACCAGGCTTGTATCTGCCTCCTTAGAATCTCGAAGAGTGGATCCAACAATTTGCTTCACTTTTCCCtaaaaaatgaaattttcaagtaaatatcttccTAGTATCTTGAGGAATTTAGAAACCTGTAAAAGTAAGCACCTCTCTGAAAACCTTGAAAAGTAATTAGAGAAACATAAATAGTTTGGTCTCCTACTTATCTATTTGATACAACTTCCCAAATGAGGTATGCTATTACCAGTAGTAATGGAccttttctcttttcttcttctttttccttctATGCAACCAAAATACCAGGTCCATTTTAGTTTCTGCATTTACCTGGTATGGTATATACATATACTCCGTACTGTAAACACTGAACAATGATGTCACTACAAGTCATTTGCTAAGGCATAACACGAAGGTGGAAAGCATAAAGAAACCCCAATATCATACTCATCTAATGTCATAATCCAACCCATAAATGCAGCGAACAGTTTCTCGAACCTTCTCAAATACATAATCTCAATTTATGACTAAGGGCACCAGGACTTGCATAATTATTCGCAATACAAGCTCAAACAACGGAAGAtgtaaaaaaggaaaagaagaaaaagaccTTATGTATGTCAATGCAAGGGCGGAACCGAACCCCACATTGTATGGATAACCTCTGCGGTCCTGTACGGTATTCAAAATAGAGTCAAATTCATATAGCCTACACAAAAAATTATGCTATTACATCAGACATACCAGATGGAGGCGATGTCATAGCGGGTCTGAAATCTTGCATTCTGTTACTGTTAAGAGTATACGGTGCAAAGCTGAGATTCCTCCCCCAAAATAAGTTTTGGGGTGATGAGGCTGAAGTTGCTGGGATACTTTGCATTGTAAAAGTCAACTTAGCAATGTGAACCCTAAGTTAGTCAATTGAATTATAAACGAACCAAACAATTACATATATACATGTAACACATGATGGGCAGCCGCATACGGAAGAAATCGGGTGAAAGCACGGCCTTTGGCTCAAAGTATTAAAAATTACGAAAATACTCTCTCTAACACATTATGTGACACGATTTCGATTTTAGTGTAATCAAAAGGAGTAACATCTTTCTCTATTTATTTAATCTTAGCatcctgcaaaaaaaaaaaaaaaaaaattcttagcATCCTTTTACCGCATGACTGGTTTGGACCCTCACCACTACTCATTTAAAATGAAAATACACGTGCAACTCTCATCACTACTTGTTCAAAAGGATACTTTTGGTACTTTGTATACATTTGGCTTGCATGTCATAAGTCTACTTTAATTCCTTAAACTATGCATTTAGTCAAACaccgaaatatatatttatactaaTTCCGAACCCATTATTACAAAGAAGAGAAATAGGTGTACTAGTACTTCGCACGCACTAAAAGTTTTATGGAGTTGCACGTTCGTCAAGTATAGACATCTAATCTTATAAGTGCAGACAAGAGAGAAGTAAATCGAATTCCCACTGCTCCACGAAAAAAAAGTCTTTACATTTCTAATATCAAGAAAAAAAGGGGTCCATTTTTTTATAGCAAATCAGGAGCCATAGAAATCAAACTATAAAAGAACCTGTCATTTTCAGACATAAAACTCACAATAATCAAGTGAGTATGTATGTGTGAGAGAGGGGGGTGGGATGGGGATGGGGGCAAGTAAATCCATGTTCAAACCAATACAAGGAATAAAATTCAGCAAAATGGTACTAATACCAAGTCAATTAAAGAACAAAAAGATAGAAGCTTTTACGGAGAATGGAAAATTTAAGCATAAAATTCAAGATTACTTCCCATCAAGAGTAACAATTTCCAATCTTGCCAATAAAAAGCTATATCTACAAGTAAATCTGACACTTCTTACCTCTCGTATACTCAAGAAACTAACTGTTAAATAGAAAGGTGAGCAAAGGTTGCAACTTTGCAAATAATGGCGTAGTAGGGTGAGTGAAGAGGTTGGTATCGAGTATATGGGAGAAATTGCAGCTGAGATGGCGGCGTAGCACCTCTTACTTAACATGTATATTCAATATCATTAAAATTGAAATTCGTATTCCAACAAAATTTTGCATGATGAATAGTTCTATATTGtgcttggtattagagccatgTGGAAGAGTAGAAATATATGCTAAGTTTAACACAGTTTTCTTTAATGAATATCATTAGAAAGCAAACTAATGTTAAGAATAGTAGTAGGAAAGAAGAGTATGATATGCCCCAACTACTGTTAAGAACAGCATAAAATTCAAGATTACTTCCCATCGAGAGCAACAATTTTCAATCTTGCCAATAAAAAGCTATATCTACAAGTAAATCTGATACCTCTTACCTCTCGTATACTCAAGAAACTAACTGCTGAATAGAAAGTTGAGCAAATATTGCAACTTTGCAGATGGCGGCATAGCAGAGTGAGTGAAGAGGTTGGTATCGAGTATACGGGAGTAATTACAGCCGAGATGGCGGCGTAGCACCTCTTACTTCACATGTATAttcaatatcattaaaatcaaaa
This sequence is a window from Nicotiana tomentosiformis chromosome 5, ASM39032v3, whole genome shotgun sequence. Protein-coding genes within it:
- the LOC104115100 gene encoding 1-(5-phosphoribosyl)-5-[(5-phosphoribosylamino)methylideneamino] imidazole-4-carboxamide isomerase, chloroplastic-like, which translates into the protein MQSIPATSASSPQNLFWGRNLSFAPYTLNSNRMQDFRPAMTSPPSGPQRLSIQCGVRFRPCIDIHKGKVKQIVGSTLRDSKEADTSLVTNFESDKSAAEYAKLYRDDDLVGGHVIMLGADPLSISAAIEALHAYPGGLQVGGGIRTENALSYIEEGASHVIVTSYVFNNGQMDFERLKELASLVGRKRLVLDLSCRKKEDEYVIVTDRWQKFTDVSLNEKVLNFLADYADEFLVHGVDVEGKKLGIDEDLVALLGKYSPIPVTYAGGVTVMADLEKIKLAGMGRVDVTVGSALDIFGGNLAYKDVVAWHALQDPLAV